In Microbacterium cremeum, a genomic segment contains:
- the rpoC gene encoding DNA-directed RNA polymerase subunit beta' — MLDATTFDELRIGLATADDIRRWSYGEVKKPETINYRTLKPEKDGLFGEQIFGPSRDWECACGKYKRVRFKGIVCERCGVEVTKSSVRRERMGHIELAAPVTHIWYFKGVPSRLGYLLDMAPKDLEKVIYFAAYMVISVDEDARHRDLATQENNIRLELKTLADRRDSRVAARLQKLEEELAALEEEGAKADQKKKVKDAAEKEMASIRKNADDQIARLERVWEDFRTLEVGQLKGEDEIFHELQDRFGQYFEAHMGAESIKRRLEAFDLQAEADSLHLQISEGKGQRKIRAIKRLKVVNSFLQTGMSPASMVLDVVPVIPPELRPMVQLDGGRFATSDLNDLYRRVINRNNRLRRLIDLGAPEIIVNNEKRMLQEAVDALFDNGRRGRPVTGTGNRALKSLSDMLKGKQGRFRQNLLGKRVDYSGRSVIIVGPQLKLHQCGLPKQMALELFKPFVIKRLIDLGHSQNIKAAKRAVERTRPEVWDVLEEIIRERPVLLNRAPTLHRLGIQAFEPQLVEGKAIQLHPLVCAAFNADFDGDQMAVHLPLSVEAQAEARILMLASNNILKPSDGRPVTLPSQDMIIGLHHLTTVKEGAAGEGRVFGSVGEAILAKDEGTLDLQAKVRIRIPGLTFLEGEAPEGYERHGLVDASLGQAIFNDTLPKGYPFVREQADKGKLSQIVNKLAEEYPKVEVAASLDRIKDAGFYWATRSGVTVALSDILTPPNKAEIVGGYEKQAAKVQAQFEKGLTTDAERRQELIKIWTEATDEVQKAMRDNFPADNTINRMVSSGARGNWLQIRNIAGMRGLVNNPKGEIIPRPIISSYREGLSVAEYFIATHGARKGLADTALRTADSGYLTRRLVDVSQDVIIREEDCGTTKGLEFTIAAPGADGTLVRDANVENSVFARTLAAEVTGANGEVVAAAGDDVGDVLIDRLVEAGVESIKVRSVLTCDSAVGVCAKCYGRSLATGKIVDIGEAVGIIAAQSIGEPGTQLTMRTFHTGGSASADDITQGLPRVQELFEARTPKGASPIAEADGRITIDETEKSKKVILTPDNGDEPHVYPVLKRATLLVEDGQHVTVGQALQVGTLDPKEVMRVMGAREVQKYLVNGVQGVYRSQGVPIHDKHIEVIVRQMLRKVTVVDHGETTLLPGELVDFKRYQNMNREAVAQGKRPASGRPELMGITKASLATESWLSAASFQETTRVLTQAAMEGKSDPLVGLKENVIIGKLIPAGTGLAKYRNVTVEATEEAKSERYPNRIFASDGAYTDADLSYVDFDSFSTDGFTTDYN; from the coding sequence GTGCTCGACGCAACAACTTTCGATGAGCTTCGCATCGGCCTGGCCACCGCCGACGACATCCGTCGCTGGTCCTACGGCGAGGTCAAGAAGCCCGAGACGATCAACTACCGCACGCTGAAGCCCGAGAAGGACGGCCTGTTCGGCGAGCAGATCTTCGGGCCCTCCCGCGACTGGGAGTGCGCCTGCGGCAAGTACAAGCGAGTCCGCTTCAAGGGCATCGTGTGCGAGCGCTGCGGCGTGGAGGTCACCAAGTCCTCCGTCCGCCGTGAGCGCATGGGCCACATCGAGCTCGCCGCGCCCGTGACCCACATCTGGTACTTCAAGGGCGTGCCCTCGCGCCTCGGGTACCTGCTCGACATGGCGCCGAAGGACCTCGAGAAGGTCATCTACTTCGCCGCCTACATGGTGATCTCGGTCGACGAGGACGCGCGCCACCGCGACCTCGCCACGCAGGAGAACAACATCCGCCTCGAGCTGAAGACGCTCGCCGACCGCCGCGACTCGCGCGTGGCGGCTCGCCTGCAGAAGCTGGAGGAGGAGCTCGCCGCACTCGAGGAGGAGGGCGCCAAGGCCGACCAGAAGAAGAAGGTCAAGGACGCCGCCGAGAAGGAGATGGCCTCGATCCGCAAGAACGCGGACGACCAGATCGCTCGCCTCGAGCGCGTGTGGGAGGACTTCCGCACGCTCGAGGTCGGCCAGCTCAAGGGCGAGGACGAGATCTTCCACGAGCTGCAGGACCGCTTCGGCCAGTACTTCGAGGCCCACATGGGCGCGGAGTCGATCAAGCGCCGCCTCGAGGCTTTCGACCTGCAGGCCGAGGCCGACAGCCTCCACCTGCAGATCTCGGAGGGCAAGGGCCAGCGCAAGATCCGTGCGATCAAGCGCCTCAAGGTCGTCAACTCGTTCCTGCAGACCGGCATGAGCCCGGCCTCGATGGTGCTCGACGTCGTTCCGGTGATCCCGCCGGAGCTGCGCCCGATGGTGCAGCTGGACGGTGGCCGCTTCGCGACCTCCGACCTGAACGACCTGTACCGTCGCGTGATCAACCGCAACAACCGCCTCCGTCGCCTGATCGACCTCGGCGCGCCCGAGATCATCGTCAACAACGAGAAGCGGATGCTGCAGGAGGCCGTCGACGCGCTGTTCGACAACGGCCGCCGCGGCCGCCCCGTCACGGGCACCGGCAACCGTGCGCTGAAGTCGCTGTCCGACATGCTCAAGGGCAAGCAGGGCCGGTTCCGCCAGAACCTGCTCGGCAAGCGCGTGGACTACTCGGGCCGTTCGGTCATCATCGTCGGCCCGCAGCTCAAGCTCCACCAGTGCGGTCTGCCCAAGCAGATGGCGCTCGAGCTGTTCAAGCCGTTCGTGATCAAGCGCCTGATCGACCTCGGCCACTCGCAGAACATCAAGGCCGCCAAGCGCGCCGTCGAGCGCACCCGCCCCGAGGTGTGGGACGTGCTCGAAGAGATCATCCGCGAGCGTCCGGTGCTGCTCAACCGCGCGCCCACGCTTCACCGTCTGGGCATCCAGGCGTTCGAGCCGCAGCTCGTCGAGGGCAAGGCCATCCAGCTCCACCCGCTCGTCTGCGCCGCCTTCAACGCGGACTTCGACGGCGACCAGATGGCTGTGCACCTGCCGCTGTCGGTCGAGGCCCAGGCCGAGGCCCGCATCCTGATGCTCGCCTCGAACAACATCCTGAAGCCGTCGGACGGCCGCCCCGTGACCCTGCCCTCGCAGGACATGATCATCGGTCTGCACCACCTGACCACGGTCAAGGAGGGCGCCGCCGGTGAGGGTCGTGTGTTCGGCTCGGTCGGCGAGGCGATCCTCGCGAAGGACGAGGGAACCCTCGATCTGCAGGCGAAGGTGCGCATCCGCATCCCGGGTCTGACGTTCCTCGAGGGCGAGGCCCCCGAGGGCTACGAGCGCCACGGCCTCGTGGACGCGTCGCTCGGCCAGGCGATCTTCAACGACACGCTCCCCAAGGGCTACCCGTTCGTTCGCGAGCAGGCCGACAAGGGCAAGCTGTCGCAGATCGTGAACAAGCTCGCCGAGGAGTACCCGAAGGTGGAGGTCGCGGCATCCCTCGACCGCATCAAGGACGCCGGCTTCTACTGGGCCACCCGTTCGGGTGTCACGGTGGCGCTCAGCGACATCCTCACGCCGCCGAACAAGGCCGAGATCGTCGGAGGCTACGAGAAGCAGGCCGCCAAGGTCCAGGCGCAGTTCGAGAAGGGTCTCACCACCGACGCGGAGCGTCGTCAGGAGCTCATCAAGATCTGGACCGAGGCGACCGACGAGGTCCAGAAGGCGATGCGCGACAACTTCCCGGCCGACAACACCATCAACCGCATGGTGTCGTCGGGTGCGCGTGGCAACTGGCTGCAGATCCGCAACATCGCGGGTATGCGAGGCCTGGTGAACAACCCGAAGGGTGAGATCATCCCGCGTCCGATCATCTCCTCCTACCGCGAGGGTCTGTCGGTGGCGGAGTACTTCATCGCGACGCACGGTGCCCGCAAGGGTCTGGCCGACACGGCCCTCCGTACGGCCGACTCGGGCTACCTGACGCGTCGTCTCGTGGACGTCTCGCAGGACGTCATCATCCGCGAGGAGGACTGCGGCACGACCAAGGGCCTCGAGTTCACGATCGCCGCTCCCGGTGCCGACGGCACGCTGGTGCGCGACGCGAACGTCGAGAACTCGGTCTTCGCCCGCACGCTCGCGGCCGAGGTGACCGGTGCGAACGGCGAGGTCGTCGCGGCAGCCGGTGACGACGTCGGCGACGTCCTCATCGACCGCCTCGTCGAGGCGGGCGTCGAGTCGATCAAGGTCCGCTCGGTGCTCACGTGCGACTCGGCTGTCGGTGTCTGCGCGAAGTGCTACGGCCGTTCGCTCGCGACCGGCAAGATCGTCGACATCGGCGAGGCCGTTGGCATCATCGCGGCCCAGTCGATCGGTGAGCCCGGCACGCAGCTGACGATGCGTACCTTCCACACCGGTGGTTCGGCGTCGGCCGATGACATCACGCAGGGCCTGCCCCGCGTGCAGGAGCTGTTCGAGGCCCGCACCCCCAAGGGTGCGTCGCCGATCGCCGAGGCCGATGGCCGCATCACGATCGACGAGACCGAGAAGAGCAAGAAGGTCATCCTGACGCCCGACAACGGCGACGAGCCGCACGTCTACCCGGTCCTGAAGCGCGCGACGCTTCTGGTCGAGGACGGTCAGCACGTCACCGTGGGGCAGGCGCTTCAGGTCGGCACGCTGGACCCCAAGGAGGTCATGCGCGTCATGGGTGCTCGCGAGGTGCAGAAGTACCTCGTGAACGGCGTCCAGGGCGTGTACCGCTCGCAGGGTGTGCCGATCCACGACAAGCACATCGAGGTCATCGTCCGTCAGATGCTGCGCAAGGTCACCGTGGTCGACCACGGTGAGACGACGCTGCTCCCGGGTGAGCTGGTGGACTTCAAGCGCTACCAGAACATGAACCGCGAGGCCGTGGCCCA